The nucleotide window acAATTCTGATAATAGTACCACGTTAAATGAGATCTTATAGTTATATTGAAGTCTATGCGCAGAATATATCCGGAAAATCTTCCCTTCCTTTTTCATTcctttaattttagtttttttttttttttggtataaattcCTTTAATTTTAGTTATTGAGCTATATTCCattgaaatttttatgattttaaacaTCTCTTTTGGTGTTGACCGTTGATAGTTAATAGGACTCTCAAATCTTTAGCCACTGTTCTCAAATGAGACAAATGGGTTGAGGCCTATATTGTTATTCCAACTAATTAGTGTCTCACATGTTGATGTTCCTAATTGACATTATTTGGGGTAATAGATAGTATGCTCTAACTGGTATCCTTCCTAAAAGTGTTTAGTTTGGTATAAGGTATTCTTTGTTTTGGTAATTTTTAGAGAAGAGTAACTACTTACTTGGTTTACACGCATGGTCTCTTGGACCAAAGTATTAATATGCATGAGCAGAATTACGTAAGCAGAATTTCCCTTTTCATGCATATTCTCTTGTGTAAGATGAATTTCATGCAGATACACAAAAGTTTCCTCTTCTAGCTTTCCATAGCAACAAACCAATGAGACCATAGATCATATCATAGATACAATGGTTTCTCACCAACCTCTCATAACTCcccattttctctttctttgctGTCTCTCCACCACCGTTTCTCCAAGGTGATCAACCACCATTTTCACTCTACCCTCCCTCCATGGGAAGATCAAGAGACAGTGTCCATGGCGGAAACCCATCGCCCACCAGTTCTCTACACATAATCCATTGTTTGGCTTGATTGCATCTTTTATACCCTTCTTTATCTTGCTCAAGAAAATAGTCTCcctttttaaaatcaaattgctTGGTTCCTCAAGTATCACTCTTCTTACAATTTTGGTCTCCGACTCGGATTTTTTGCCACAAGCGTCATAAAATAGggaatcaaaatataaattaagtcCTTAAACATTCATATAAATGTCGGTATTATTAGGACTGGCTGCAGTGCGATGAGCTGGATTGACATTGACATGATCAAATATACACGTATTAGGAAGTCAATCATGGTTAAAAAACGATGCGTGAGGGTAAATGCCAGAAACTCTAACAAACCTATGTTCATCATGTTCAGAGAAAGGATGCATTAAGCCAAAGGCATTGACCTTGTCCTTGGCAAGATATAAATAAGTTACAACTAACCAGAGACAATGAAATACATTCTACCTAAAGATGAAGTAATGCAGTATGCTTGTGATGCAAGTATAGAAATGCAACTATTTTAATGAAGTTTTGAGGATTCTAAATTGCAAATCAATTTCATTGTTTACATTTTTCACATACCTTCAGATCTTtgatacattcaattatgttTGGACAACCATTTTAATTAAGCGCTTCTAACATATGaatttatcatataagtgcatATATAAGtcatttctataataaaaagataaaataaagttaaattgtttcatataaactataagttgttttcataaactatcttaGAGTGCTTATAGAAATAAAccgaaaacaacttatgaacatgtcataagttgtttctatgAGATCTTTTGAACAATCTCAGAAGTATTTATGTCAATAGATAAATTTAAATAGGTCTTTATATCTAAGAATCTAGCTTAAGATCACATGCTTGGAGTCACTGATTATggattcattttctttttgaaatgattttgcAACTGGCTCTTCACATAGACTTTCGAATGtataattaaattactttttttgaaaCTAAACCAACTGTTTATTTTCAAATGTATGAAGGCATAGATAACATTGAATGAAACGGTTGTTCCACCTTTGAGACTAAATCTTTAGACGTAGTTTTAAAaacatctttaatttttttttgtatgatatGGGTACAAAGTTTCCACCATCACATAACAATGACTAATCTTTGTCGGAGAACTTATGAGACATACAAGATGGATTCTCTCCTCTCAACCAGATTTTTTTCAAACGTATGAGTCAAGAATCGAATCTCTAACCACATGTTTAAGAGACCAAAATCCCTTACcatttaaaataattcattGTTGGTAAaacatctttaattttttttttgaaggaaaaacatctctaaataaaaaagaaaaaagcattTGATTGTCCTTGACAGGATAATGAATAATATTTGCAAGGTCTGAGATTCGAATCCTGGTTATcgcaaaaaagaaaataagaagaaaattaattttaaatgattaataaattttaggcatagttgcacttttggcccctatctttccaaaagttgcgattttggccccatAACTaactaaaatacaaaacagccccctatgtattggatttTGGCCCGCAAgatcaattttgacttggtcttCGCTGACGCGGCGGCATacatatcatttaaaaaaaatttaattaaaaaagaaaataaaatatattttttaaaaataattaaaatataatttttttaaattttttttaaaataaaatatatttttttaattaaaaaatatactttttaaaataaataaaaaattatttttttaattacaaaaataaaaaattattttttaaataattaaaaaataaaaaaatacatgtggCGTCCACGTgtgcgttgaccgagtcaaaattggtcttgggggccaaagatccaatacataggggggctgttttgtattttaattaattaggaggccaaaatcgcaattttaaaaaaaatagggaccaaaagtgcaattaaaactaaattttatcaaatgataaattattcaaaaataaattgagttcacttcattaataaaataattttttatcaaacctTATTTACAATCGATGGTTGAACTTCAATTTATGAAAGTTCTTCTTCAATTAAAATTGGAGAGttaacacaaaataaaaagaaaatattgaggtaaaaaaaagttatctatTGGGAGACCCTAGAATTAACAAACAACTACACATGAGTACAAATTTGTAAGATtacaatttcatatttatttagttGATAAAACTTTGGATAGGGTATCAAGTGACAAATTCTTCAAAACctaccaaaccaaaccaattgccacattttctcaataaaaaatgGCCACACTACtttcatcttcatctcttcACTCAATTCGTCTCTCTTCTTCTACAAtcccttcttcatcttctacttcttctcatTCCCTTCAATTTTGCAATTTTCCATGCCACCCTCGCATGAAGGCACTCTCAATCAAGAATAAAAACCGTTGTTTATCTGTGACCAAAGCAGTGGAAGATGAAAcacaacaagaacaagaacaagttGTTACTGATGTtgaacaacagcaacaacaaacaTCAGTAACCTCGGAGCAACCATCTGTTGTTGTTCCTATTTCTCCATCTGATACTCTCACCATGCTCTTTCAGGTATAACACCATTGATTCTAGTATGCACCTTTTTTCCAatgtttgtgaattttttttattttttgaaatggcccatgtgaaaattttgaaatgCCTATGtgaaaaaagtttgattttttgaatgtgaaaatttgtaatttttaacaTTGCTCATGTCGTTCAATTGCcaatttttgttctttgtttgaTATTTAGACTAAAGCTAAAGTCTTTTTTGGAAATTGGGGGTTCTAAGTTATGTGGGTCATTATGACATGAAATTAGAATAGTGACGAAATAGTGGTGGTTATTGTGGAATTTTTGTGTTGATGTGACGATTTTAAGTTGATCAAGGTTAAGGGTCCTTTACAGTTCACAATTTTAATTACTACTCCTAGAGTCTTAATCTATGAAGTGTGGGTGTAGACATTAGACATGACACTAACACATAGGCACCGGtgatattttattcataatCTATGAAGCGTCCGTGTAGACACTAgacatgacactgacacataGACATCggtaatattttcaaaaaatgaaaatgattgaatgtaACGACATACATTGGTGTCGTGTTGGTCTCCACCACTCACACATGTCGGACACTAGACACACCTTCAATATGAATTGTCGGTGTTACATAGCTCTTAATGGTTCAGGTTGCGGAGTAGTAGGGTTTGGGATTGCAGAGTGaacttagaaaaacaaattaggGAACATAGTCTAATTAACCTCACAATGAGAGTCATACCGTCTTAGAAGGTGAAAATTAACACACAAATCTCTAAGGATCCATTTCATTGGTCTAATTGTCCGTATAGTGAATAATGTTGAGGAGTAATTTGAGCgatgaaatgcatatttaagGACCTGTATGTACAATTCTCGTCTTTCAAATATCTTTCAGGCACATAATTGACCGTTTACTCAATAAACTAACCCTCATATTCTACTATCATGAGCCTTTGGGACAAGGCCTACACTGTTATTCTCACCAATCATTGTTTCACATGTCCATGTTCCAATGTAGATCAGTAACTTAGTAAATGGACATTTTTTTGGGGTAATAGATGGTACACTCCCACTAGTATCCTTCCTGGAAGAGTCTTTTCCTGTTGAGAGTCCGGCATTAGATAGGATATGAtctgaaaaattgtttataagTGGATTGGAGGATTCTCTCATCTTATAAGTTGGTGTTGTAGGGTTGAGTTAGGCTCAACCaaaattctaagatggtattAGAGCCTACTCAAGATTGTTTGGTTCAGCTAGCATCAAACCACTTGGGTCACACTCACACTCTAGATGTACAGTCTTTGGGTGTGACAGGTGTGTGTTGAGAGTCTCATATTGGATGAGATAGGAGCTGTAATTGTGTTTATATAAGTGGGTGGCATCCTTCGCATTATAAGCCGGTTTTGTAGGGTTCAATTAGACTCAACCCAAATTTTAAGATTCTCGATACACTCGAATCACTTAAATTTAAGAATCAACCTTAAATTTCATGCATGCTTAAGGGATCTGAGTTTCTTATACTCGGAActacatatttttaaaatgattgttcaaCTGGATCTTCACGTAGACTTTACAATGTGTAATTGTATCACTTTTCTTGAAACTAATCTAACTgtctattttcttgtgcttgaaggCAGAGGGAACATTGAATGAAACAGCTGTTCCACCTTTGAGAAAAGCTTTAGAGGTTGATCTTTAAACTTTCTTAATCCTTGTTTACCCTGGTTCTGTCACATGAATGTGAATATcaatttgatgtaaatatatcttttttaggCGTTGTTTCTTCACATTTCCACCcatattgttatttttgttcTGAGTTCTTTGATGAACATGGCTAGTTGCCTTCAATTCAGTGAAAATGCCAGAGCGCAAGAGTGAGATATCAAATGTTTGTGAATTCAGACTCAATCTTGTGCATCTTGGTTCCGTGGTGACAAAAACTAATGTTGGCTAAAATTGAGTTGAATATTGTGtttatttgttgataaaaaatcaattctagaggCAAAAGCTCCAATCTAGCTTGaagttagaatcaattatgTACCAAATACTGCTTTCTCAATGAAGTTCAACTGAGAAGGACTATCTTTCTTTGTCCATTACAACAATAACTGATTTGTCTATCTAACCGCCtttgttttaatatatgtgTTGTTTCAAAGATTTAGAAAGTGAAGGCTTTTAATTCTAGTTATATTCTATGAAATAATTTgttggttatttttttttgttttcttctttttcttttttgcaatgTTGTTAATGTCTTTGGAAATTGTGTGGCTTAGTGATCCAATTACTTGCATATTATCAATGCTccattatatataatttttcttttgtaggAGACAGAGGGTGTTAAAAATTTGAAGGTCAATGTATTTGAGGGACTCGCAACTCTAGAGGTATACTTTAACTTCTCTAATACAATAGTCAATTACCAGAAAGTCTTATTGTTGTCAGTATGATGAAAATGAAACTCTAAATGGGTTTTGGATGATTGTTCAGCAGGAGttccactatttttttttttttttttattgcaatcCTTATGTTATTGAAATCTTCAAGAGTGATTCTTAGTAATGCAACTTAATTGCTTTTTTTATACTTCTAATTTAAACTATATGCAGTTTCGGTCATCAATTTTTTGAGTCTATCAAGTTCCTCTATGTTTGAAATTTAGCAAATCCAATCCTACCatcaattaattttcttttaacgAAACCATCAAATTCTCATTTTCTATCCAAATAATGagtatttatgatgatttgagaTGTAAGGTAATTTCAAAAGCTTAAgagttaaaataataatttagtggaaatttgatatttttgaaggaatttgtAGGATCTGATATTAGTGTTTGAAgaaagctatgaagcacggagaCGGACACGACACGATACGGACACTCCGACAcctctaataatttgaaaaaatcacataattcaatgcAATTATAAGTGTCGTGTCGTGTCGGACATGCCTAATcggaggagtgtccgtgcttcataggaaGAAAGTAAACTTGAGATTACATTTTTATCTTGAGTCAGTTATTATGCTTTGATTGGTGAGTTGAAATCGAGAGTTCTAAGCAAGAAAACTTGAGTAAAGAAAGCAACGAAAAATAAAGTGATTTAGGGGACTCTGACtcttggataaacaacttaattaagcgttTGTTATACGCTATTTCTATGACAAAGGATAAAAcaaagtcaaactattttcatataatctataagttgttttcataagttatcctaGAGAGCTTAttgaaataagctaaaaacagcttatagacaTGCCATAAATTGTTTCTATAAGCTCACTTGAATAGTCTCACAGGTGCTTATGCTAGTAGATTATGCCAATAGATGAGCTCAAATAAGCCGATCCTATTAGGCCCTCGATCATAAGAAATTAACCATCAAAAGTGGCTCGTACATTACTACATTAGCTATATAGTATATGAACTAAAAGtagttttaaacttttaatccTTGTCATTTTCTAGAAATTGAAGTGATGATACACATACAATTTAATATCTTGCTATAGCTAAGCTTTTTATATAAGGGGTCAAGTGCTCTTGATATTCTGGCAGACATTTTAAGATGTGACATTTTATTAGCTTAAACATTATGCAATGAGTTTGATTTTTACTTAACTCTGGTTAATGACTTTTTGTGCTTATTATGTTTAGTTGGAAAAGCAGACAACAATTCAAGCTACAGGAGTGGCTTCTAGTCTGGTAGAAATCATACAAGGTTTAGGCTTCAAATTACAGACATTAAATCTCAgttttgatgatgaagatgctGCAGcagttgatgatgaagatgttgcAGCATTTGCCTAGACTAATGTTGCAGCAGCTAGCCTGTTCAAATTTTCCTGATTAAAGCCTAATGCACTAACTTTTGTTTGTATAGGCCTGATTAAGGGTATGAATTAACCCTGATTAagggttagcatttcccttattatcattattgttaCTTTTTCGTGAAAAATTCGAAATATGATAAAAACCTTCACTTATTGAGAACTTTATCTTAAATGAGAAGACACCATTGGCATTATAGCAACTAGCCAATTTTCACATCTTGCAGATGAAGTAAATTTTCATATACAAGAACATCAACGATTAATggattttttattcattattgttgtattttcaatttttaatcagTACCTAGGCTTATGAAGATTCATTAATAAAAGTCTTATTCAATTTTCTAATCCTATGTTTGGAAAACTACAAAAACATAGTAGCACCGCGCATCTACTTGAAGTTTCAATTCTTAGCTTCCATAAAGTCAAACATAACCTTGAGTTTCTGGTTCAAATCCGGATGAAGATGTTCAAACCTAGTAATATCAACATCGTTGGTTGAACTGGGTCTTATGGACTTGACTAGGGATGCTTTAAGTTGAGAGGTTTCGATAATCATTGTTCCGGTTACgaaaatttcatcaatttcatATATTGCGACTCGCTTTATACAAAAAGTCAAAAACATCACACATATGGAAACATTGAGCAGAAGAGTAATTAAGTAAAAATAGGTGAAGAAGAATGCAACATACAAGGAAAATACATatacaattaaatcaaattaggGGAAAGCAAAACTGGAGTAAAATAAATACAATCTAtttcatcaatccaaacatgtttTAGAAGACTTTATTCATGTATGGACTGGAACTTTAACTAGTTGTAATTAATTACCAACCAACTCTTGCAAGTAATGTGGCcatcatttttaaattaggCTAGTGGTACCATAGTTGATTGTTCCTCATATTTTGTACTGCCATAccaattattattgaatgaggCCACAAAATTCAGATTTAATTACCATATCTACTACTATAGTACGCACACTCAGCTCAAGGATTTGATCCAGTGAGATAGATTTTGGATCAGGAGATTTTAAGCCACTGTCTCTGAATagaagtaaatataaatatttttggatAATTTAAGTACTTAACTATTTGACTGCTTCTTTTTCCTGTCGTATGAGTTTCTTGCATGTTCTATGCAGTTTGGATTATGGAATTCGAAAGACATAAACATTtcataaaaatcttcaaaaacacgTTAAAATATTTCGGATTGTAGAATCCGAATAATACGCGCATAAATTCATAAGGTGGAAAAAATAATAGCATAACTATTTTGAACCAAAACACATTCACCTGGAATCATATAATAAACTTTTGTGACAAATTGATGATATTAAATagatatatattttgtattattataaattatttttagggatataaaatgtattttcaGTTGTCATCCTTACTAACTAGAGTCCAAACAAAAGTCAACAATTAGTACTATAGTTTCACTACTGTCCTATCTTTTTGTGATATTGCTTGCTGGCAATAGGCAATGGGTCAGCTCAAGAAGAACCTTTTTTCTGAAAAAGTTATGTCTTCATTTTATTTCCATGTGCTATGTTACTAAATAGATCAACCTAATCCCaattaagaacaaaaaatttctccccCATAAGTATGGGGGAATCCTATGCCTATGGTAACATTGTCAGCATACCAAATAAATGTTTGCAACTAGGCATCATAGGATTCGaatcaaaaaatgaaaagatcAAATTGGCCATTGGGATTGGGAGACAACTTATGCCAaccaaataaattgaaaataaaatgaactgTGTTTGTGTTTCGATTCCCCCCTATTGAATATTGGTGTTAAACGAAATtggatattaaaaaatgaattaaaataagagTTTAATACAAAGACTAGTAATATAATTAGGCATGGCAATGTGGCGGAATGCGGAAGGGTTTTACATTCCTCGTCTTCATACTCTACTCTCATATATTTGTCTGTTATCCTATCTATATCCAGTgggaataaaaaattgaagtatcttaacactttttcttttgttacaaGGCTAAGTCAAATTGATTGAATTCAATAGTTAATAAATTTTCGAATTGATCAAAGAACACGACTTTAAATCATGACGGacacaatttttaattaaattttacttGAACTCCGAATTAtttgagtctttttttttttttctttcggaaACTATATCGTTGAAACTAAAAGGAAGTTTCAATTATCTTTGAGGACCTTAATTAATTGGTAGTATTACCAACTTCTTTAAACTTGTACGTTAAATAGTACTATATTGTCAGCTTCTTATTAAGCTGTTTATTAGTGGAGCTTCTATCAAGTTGcaataatgttttattttgacaagttgttataacttttttttataatgcaAGTTGTTATAATATTAAACAGTACACAACTGAGATTTTGCTATTGAAacaatatcatatattttaactaattatatataattaactctctggttagttttttttttgacaatcatTTCTCTGGTTAGTTAGAGATATGAGATTGAGGTTTTTTTGACAGGATACGAGATTGAAGTATGTTATTTGAAtaatcttttcaaaaaaatttataggacaactaaagatatatataaaaattgtagATATTGATACAAAAGTAAAAACACGACTAGAGTGTATGAGAAAGAGTTATCCTAAACAATTATCGTAAAATGTCTTCGCTAAATCTAACTGCTACGACATGCCCGCGGACCATTCAATTATTCCAGCTCAGTTATGAACATTGCACATGAAATCACATGAACTATACCTTATTTGAGAAATGTAAGAACAATTACCAAGTTTTTCTTGAGCATGGAGCAATTAACAGTTAACATGTCTTCTACTTCAGGTTTCAAATTTGTATGCTATAATGGTATTATCGAGCAATATTTTATATGGAAAATGTTAGatatcaaaaatgattttataaaaaaagattcaagaatgacatggtaGAATCACCTTTATAAAATCAACTAGAGagttaattataattaattaaaatatatgatattgtTTCAATGCCAAAATCTCAGTTgtcaaaaaaatctttttaaattACCGGTAGGTTTATATATTGGGTCTAATCATCCttataaaatcaacttttttttttgttgaggggaTTATAAAATCAACTTGTAAGATAAGAGTTACATCTCTTTAATGATTCTTATTAGATTTTATCTTTATTCAATgtgaaagttaaattttttttcaaatactcATCCAATACTATTAAGCTTGATGCGTGGATGACCCAAAACAATAAGCTTTGACATTTTAAACgattggaaaatgattttttttatgttttagatGATAGTAATTTTTATCTTATATAAAACATAACCTAGGATATCTatagaaatatttatataaagttCATCATGTTAACGAGTGTAATAAGAATATCGtttaaaaaatgcatgaaagaaaTGTTGTTTTGATAATATAAGGTAAATACTTTTCAAGTcatgattttatcattttttacgTAAAAATTACTTGTTTTGATTCCTTAAACAATATTCTAAGGTATTtgtgttaacatttttctttatatatgatACTAAAAAATGATGATGTATAATCAATTTGACATAAAGAGTGTTTCAAACACTTTCTTTTCAACACGCTCCaacattcatttatttattgaataaagtTAATATAAGTTCTACATTTTGAAAATGAGTTCCAAATATTGTGATCGAATTCATATGGATTTCATTCAATAATGAGtgagtgataaaaaaaataagtacatTGGTCATTGTTTTTGTacctaattctcaaattgaTGATTGACTTTATTAATAACTTAAAATAGTCTCTGTTTATGTTAAATATTTCTAAGATTGGTCCCAAGTCTATtagtattttatataaaaaaaatatacattaaaagcataaaatttaaatttgaatttttaataagTGGTAATGTTAatgtcctttcaaaaaaaaaaaaatggtgatgaTGTGTGGGGAGAAATATGTGTTTGTACTTTGTTTTTGTCATCATACAATTACTAGTCTCTAGCTGACAGATGCTCCACGTACAAAATATGGAAGAAACTTACGCAAGCTAACAACAAGTTGTAATGTAGATGCAATGCACAAAGATCAAGAAGACTCCATTGTGTGTGTGAATGAATGATAATTGCGAACTCTGCAATCCATTTGATGCTGTTTTCTCGTCATAaagttgacttaaaaatatgACAAATTAAAATGGTAAATTCACCAGTAACATGACAG belongs to Medicago truncatula cultivar Jemalong A17 chromosome 6, MtrunA17r5.0-ANR, whole genome shotgun sequence and includes:
- the LOC25495228 gene encoding uncharacterized protein, with the translated sequence MATLLSSSSLHSIRLSSSTIPSSSSTSSHSLQFCNFPCHPRMKALSIKNKNRCLSVTKAVEDETQQEQEQVVTDVEQQQQQTSVTSEQPSVVVPISPSDTLTMLFQAEGTLNETAVPPLRKALEETEGVKNLKVNVFEGLATLELEKQTTIQATGVASSLVEIIQGLGFKLQTLNLSFDDEDAAAVDDEDVAAFA